In a genomic window of Gossypium arboreum isolate Shixiya-1 chromosome 7, ASM2569848v2, whole genome shotgun sequence:
- the LOC108482368 gene encoding auxin-induced protein 22D-like, whose product MENDLNLKATELRLGLPGSDEPERQMIPRPNKRTLSDIVSEGSRSTTEEDHQDTAPPAKLQIVGWPPVRSYRKNCLQGKKDEVEGGTGMYVKVSVDGAPYLRKIDLKVYRSYPQLLLALENMFKLTIGAYSEREGYNGSDYAPTYEDRDGDWMLVGDVPWEMFISSCKRLRIMKGSEARGLGCV is encoded by the exons ATGGAGAATGATCTCAACCTCAAGGCAACAGAACTGAGATTGGGATTACCTGGCAGTGATGAGCCCGAGAGACAAATGATCCCTAGGCCTAACAAGAGAACCTTATCTGACATTGTTTCTGAGGGATCAAGGTCAACCACAGAGGAAGATCATCAAGACACTGCTCCTCCTGCCAA GTTGCAAATTGTAGGATGGCCACCAGTCAGATCATACCGGAAAAATTGTTTACAAGGCAAGAAAGATGAGGTTGAAGGGGGGACAGGAATGTATGTCAAAGTAAGCGTTGACGGAGCTCCTTATCTCAGAAAGATTGATCTCAAGGTTTATAGAAGCTACCCTCAACTCCTCTTGGCTTTGGAAAACATGTTCAAGCTTACCATTG GTGCATACTCAGAGAGGGAAGGCTACAATGGATCTGACTATGCTCCCACATATGAAGACAGAGATGGTGACTGGATGCTTGTTGGAGATGTTCCCTGGGA AATGTTCATCTCCTCTTGCAAGAGACTGAGAATCATGAAAGGGTCAGAAGCCAGAGGGTTGGGGTGCGTATGA